One Pectobacterium polaris DNA window includes the following coding sequences:
- the ansP gene encoding L-asparagine permease, producing the protein MTEHSSPHGERHAAEQRLHEKGYHQSLGNRHVQMIAIGGSIGTGLFLGAGARLQMAGPALALVYLVCGIFSFFILRALGELIVHRPTSGSFVSYSREFLGEKASYVAGWMYFLNWAMTGIVDITAVALYMHYWGTFADVPQWLFALGALSIVTLMNLIGVKWFAEMEFWFALVKVAAIAIFLVVGTVYLGTGSPLDGNTPGLHLITDNGGLFPHGILPALVLVQGVIFAFAGIEIIGTTAGECKNPEQVLPKAVNSVIWRIGLFYVGSVALLVCLLPWNAYQAGQSPFVTFFSKLGVPYIGTIMNIVVLSAALSSLNSGLYSTGRILRSLSLGGSAPAFLSKMSNQSVPYTGILVTVAIHILGVVLNYVVPSQVFEIVLNIASLGIICSWAFIILCQMQLRKAIRKGKAKPVAFKMPGAPVTSWLTLAFLVSVLGLMAFDYPNGTWTVATIPVLAIMLIIGWRGLKKQREAVKLANQQESSLR; encoded by the coding sequence ATGACAGAACATTCCTCCCCTCATGGCGAGCGTCATGCCGCCGAGCAACGTCTCCACGAAAAGGGTTATCACCAAAGTCTCGGCAATCGCCATGTGCAGATGATCGCAATTGGCGGTTCCATCGGCACCGGGCTGTTTCTTGGCGCGGGAGCCCGTCTACAAATGGCGGGGCCAGCGCTGGCGTTGGTCTATCTGGTTTGCGGCATCTTCTCTTTTTTCATCCTGCGCGCGCTGGGCGAACTGATCGTGCATCGCCCCACCAGCGGTAGCTTCGTGTCATACTCGCGTGAGTTTCTGGGTGAAAAGGCCTCCTACGTGGCAGGCTGGATGTACTTTCTCAACTGGGCGATGACCGGGATTGTCGATATCACCGCCGTCGCACTCTACATGCACTACTGGGGCACGTTTGCCGATGTCCCACAGTGGCTGTTCGCGCTGGGTGCGCTGTCCATCGTCACACTGATGAACCTGATTGGTGTGAAGTGGTTTGCCGAAATGGAGTTCTGGTTTGCGCTGGTAAAGGTCGCGGCTATCGCCATTTTTCTGGTGGTCGGCACGGTCTATCTCGGCACGGGCAGCCCGCTGGATGGCAACACGCCCGGCCTGCACCTGATTACCGATAACGGCGGCCTGTTCCCACACGGCATTCTGCCCGCGCTGGTGCTGGTTCAAGGGGTGATATTTGCCTTTGCTGGTATCGAGATCATCGGGACAACCGCAGGCGAATGTAAAAACCCAGAGCAGGTGCTGCCAAAAGCAGTCAACAGCGTCATCTGGCGTATAGGCCTGTTCTACGTCGGTTCTGTCGCGCTGTTGGTCTGCCTGCTGCCGTGGAACGCCTATCAGGCCGGACAAAGCCCGTTCGTGACTTTCTTCAGCAAGCTGGGCGTTCCCTATATCGGGACGATCATGAATATCGTGGTGCTGTCCGCTGCGCTGTCGAGCCTGAACTCCGGTCTGTACTCGACGGGCCGCATCCTGCGCTCGCTGTCGCTGGGTGGTTCGGCTCCCGCTTTCCTGTCGAAAATGAGCAACCAGTCCGTGCCCTATACCGGTATTCTGGTCACGGTCGCCATCCACATTCTCGGTGTGGTGCTGAACTACGTGGTGCCGTCGCAGGTGTTCGAGATCGTCCTGAATATCGCCTCGCTCGGCATTATCTGCTCCTGGGCGTTCATCATTCTGTGCCAGATGCAGTTACGTAAAGCGATTCGTAAGGGGAAAGCCAAACCGGTGGCGTTCAAAATGCCCGGTGCGCCCGTGACATCATGGCTGACGCTGGCTTTTCTGGTGAGCGTATTGGGATTGATGGCGTTTGATTACCCGAACGGCACCTGGACGGTTGCAACCATTCCGGTACTGGCGATCATGCTGATTATCGGCTGGCGCGGGCTGAAAAAGCAGCGAGAAGCGGTGAAGCTCGCCAACCAGCAGGAATCCAGCCTGCGTTAA